In Symmachiella dynata, the following are encoded in one genomic region:
- a CDS encoding serine/threonine protein kinase has product MVSDTGATPGDLDDRVSNRLAAPLSASGQFCPMLGAGNAASTQLSAENLTLLKVRLKAATLLMFIGFIAFLVLDLAYTPVGEIESDTMLTSHVLTTVGMGAFCLLLWSRWCPTLCQLRKVEVGVFGLAGAYFAWEQFDEACLCIQHAGAMKVFLTLFAADAAVEWVTLIYLYGLFIPNTWKRAAVATGLMVAAPVAVTVAAAATRGHPVDLLSHGEFLWMLLWLIMAAVASVYGSHKIGDLRRSFVNARQIGSYALRKKLGEGGMGEVYLAEHRLLKRPCAVKLIRRDREQDPEAIARFESEVQAAAQLTHQNTIEIYDYGHTDSGTFYYAMEYLPGLSLQELVERYGRLPAARVIHLLKQVASALEEAHASGLVHRDIKPGNIFAAQRGGVHDVAKLLDFGLVKTALPTKGSPDLTLDGALVGSPLYAPPETVTGDQAADSRSDIYSLGAVAYYLLTAQPVFVESKPIKALFAHVHQDVVPPSTFYDDIPTDLEAIVMRCLAKTPQDRFQSAVELEEALAACDDAGAWTTAAARSWWAKLPPESAPDSESATEDLPEATILEVQMH; this is encoded by the coding sequence ATGGTTAGCGATACTGGGGCAACTCCCGGCGACTTGGATGACAGAGTCAGCAACCGTCTCGCAGCCCCACTTTCTGCTTCGGGGCAGTTCTGTCCCATGTTGGGCGCGGGGAACGCCGCATCGACCCAACTGTCGGCCGAAAATCTGACGCTTTTGAAAGTGCGGCTCAAAGCGGCCACGTTGCTGATGTTTATCGGCTTTATCGCTTTTTTGGTCCTGGACCTCGCCTACACGCCAGTTGGAGAAATTGAGAGCGACACGATGCTCACGTCGCACGTGCTGACTACGGTCGGCATGGGGGCGTTTTGTCTCTTGTTGTGGAGCCGATGGTGCCCCACGCTGTGCCAACTGCGAAAAGTGGAAGTCGGCGTGTTTGGCCTGGCCGGCGCCTATTTTGCCTGGGAACAATTCGACGAAGCCTGTCTCTGTATCCAGCATGCAGGTGCGATGAAGGTCTTCTTAACGCTCTTCGCTGCCGATGCCGCTGTTGAGTGGGTGACGTTGATCTACCTGTATGGGCTGTTCATTCCCAACACTTGGAAGCGCGCGGCGGTCGCCACCGGACTGATGGTGGCAGCACCAGTTGCCGTCACTGTCGCGGCGGCAGCAACGCGAGGGCATCCAGTCGACTTGCTCAGTCACGGCGAATTTTTGTGGATGCTGTTGTGGCTAATCATGGCGGCGGTCGCATCGGTCTATGGGTCGCACAAAATCGGCGACCTGCGCCGCAGCTTCGTCAATGCCCGCCAAATTGGCTCGTATGCATTGCGCAAAAAGCTTGGCGAAGGGGGCATGGGTGAAGTTTATCTGGCCGAGCATCGATTGCTCAAACGGCCGTGCGCTGTGAAGTTGATTCGCCGTGACCGCGAACAGGATCCCGAAGCCATCGCGCGATTTGAAAGTGAAGTTCAAGCGGCTGCCCAACTGACCCATCAAAACACGATTGAAATCTACGACTACGGGCACACAGATAGCGGCACCTTTTATTACGCCATGGAGTACCTTCCCGGCTTGAGCTTGCAGGAACTCGTCGAGCGGTACGGTCGATTGCCGGCGGCGCGGGTGATTCATTTGCTGAAACAAGTGGCCTCGGCTCTGGAAGAAGCGCACGCCAGCGGGTTGGTTCACCGGGACATTAAGCCGGGCAATATTTTTGCGGCGCAGCGGGGCGGTGTGCATGACGTCGCTAAGCTTTTAGATTTCGGTTTGGTGAAAACCGCGCTGCCGACCAAAGGGTCGCCGGATTTGACATTAGACGGCGCCCTAGTGGGATCACCGCTGTACGCTCCCCCCGAAACCGTCACCGGTGATCAAGCGGCCGATTCCCGTAGCGACATCTATTCGTTGGGTGCGGTGGCCTACTATCTGCTAACCGCGCAGCCGGTCTTTGTGGAGAGCAAGCCGATCAAAGCCCTGTTCGCGCATGTGCATCAGGATGTCGTGCCCCCTTCAACCTTCTATGACGACATACCCACCGATTTGGAAGCAATTGTCATGCGATGTTTAGCCAAGACACCGCAGGACCGGTTTCAGTCTGCCGTGGAATTGGAGGAAGCATTGGCCGCGTGTGACGACGCCGGTGCGTGGACCACGGCAGCAGCAAGATCGTGGTGGGCCAAACTCCCCCCAGAATCCGCCCCCGACAGCGAATCCGCCACGGAGGATCTACCCGAAGCGACCATACTGGAAGTGCAGATGCACTAG
- a CDS encoding DUF6717 family protein, whose amino-acid sequence MNESKRPVVDSRRVIVYSFLALAIAGGLTWYYGMNGDARNSPNSNSVMIIQPYRYAGTWVFDDESVGLVREPFVAGVPEMIDALVADIPDAEQGFRLTFSAAEFPGYEKKLTWTRSDGTGNYYRLDDPPMEGWICPALFQYYTAPPKALFVKADPVP is encoded by the coding sequence ATGAACGAGTCCAAACGTCCCGTTGTCGATTCACGACGTGTGATCGTTTATTCCTTCTTGGCGCTTGCAATCGCCGGCGGACTGACGTGGTATTATGGGATGAACGGCGATGCGCGCAATTCGCCGAATTCCAACTCCGTGATGATCATCCAGCCGTACCGCTACGCGGGCACTTGGGTGTTCGATGATGAATCGGTGGGGCTGGTCCGCGAGCCATTCGTTGCTGGCGTGCCGGAAATGATCGACGCGCTTGTCGCCGACATTCCCGACGCAGAGCAGGGCTTTCGATTGACGTTTTCCGCCGCCGAATTTCCCGGGTATGAAAAGAAACTCACCTGGACGCGCAGCGACGGGACGGGCAACTACTACCGTCTCGATGATCCGCCGATGGAAGGCTGGATCTGTCCGGCCTTGTTTCAGTATTACACGGCGCCGCCCAAGGCATTGTTCGTGAAAGCCGACCCTGTCCCTTAA
- a CDS encoding MFS transporter codes for MEDGKPTNVRWTVLALACFTSWFLYLHRYTWNFIGPALETEYGFNKAETGSLAAFFNITYGIGQVPSGILSDFMGPHFFLGLIIIVWSLVLPCQGWVTSFPGLATTRLAFGAAQAGAYPSLANVSQAWFPLSSRTIMQSIIATLFGRGGGAMSSIILASVLMDWCGLTWRAGLLVMGGVGALFGIAFLILFRNSPHHDPRVNDAERALIDEGRLPSAAGAPRVLPWHVVLKNRSMYFFVIQQFTSAGADMVYSLFMGDYFLNTKGFSLGKTGLLVSLPLWGGAIGGVLGGFCNDFLIRVTGSRRWSRSAVGFLGKFVACMLMFVVISRESGVAAGWALFAVKFFSDWSQPTVWGACTDLGGRYSATVFSIINTSGTVGGVVAPAIFGAVLDFNSVATMVEGKEKMIANYDALFYLVAALYLVSAACWLFINCTDSLERHGADAKEA; via the coding sequence ATGGAAGATGGAAAACCCACCAACGTCCGTTGGACAGTGCTGGCCTTGGCCTGTTTCACGTCGTGGTTTTTGTACTTGCACCGCTACACGTGGAATTTCATCGGCCCGGCATTGGAAACGGAATACGGCTTTAACAAGGCCGAGACGGGGAGTTTGGCGGCTTTTTTTAATATCACCTACGGAATCGGACAAGTCCCGTCGGGCATCTTGAGCGACTTCATGGGGCCGCATTTTTTCCTGGGGCTGATCATCATCGTCTGGTCGTTGGTGTTGCCTTGTCAGGGATGGGTGACGAGCTTTCCCGGACTGGCGACCACACGCTTGGCGTTTGGAGCTGCACAAGCCGGCGCCTATCCCAGCTTGGCCAACGTCTCGCAAGCGTGGTTTCCGCTCTCCAGCCGAACGATCATGCAATCGATCATTGCCACGCTGTTTGGCCGCGGCGGGGGAGCGATGTCCTCCATCATTTTGGCGTCCGTCTTAATGGACTGGTGTGGATTGACTTGGCGAGCCGGATTGCTGGTCATGGGGGGAGTCGGCGCGCTCTTTGGTATTGCCTTCTTGATACTGTTTCGTAACTCGCCACATCATGACCCCCGCGTAAACGATGCGGAACGCGCGCTCATCGACGAAGGCCGGCTTCCCTCAGCTGCCGGAGCGCCGCGCGTCTTACCTTGGCATGTCGTGCTCAAAAACCGCAGCATGTATTTTTTCGTCATCCAGCAATTCACCAGCGCCGGCGCCGACATGGTCTACAGCCTGTTCATGGGGGATTACTTTTTAAACACCAAAGGCTTCTCGCTTGGGAAGACGGGATTGTTGGTCAGCTTGCCGTTGTGGGGAGGAGCCATCGGTGGCGTGCTGGGTGGTTTTTGTAATGACTTTCTGATACGCGTCACGGGGAGCCGACGTTGGTCGCGTAGCGCTGTCGGATTTCTGGGTAAGTTTGTGGCCTGCATGTTGATGTTTGTGGTCATCTCCCGCGAGAGCGGCGTTGCCGCCGGTTGGGCGTTGTTTGCGGTCAAATTCTTCAGCGACTGGAGCCAACCAACGGTCTGGGGGGCATGCACCGATCTGGGGGGACGGTATTCAGCAACAGTCTTTAGCATCATCAATACGTCAGGTACGGTCGGAGGTGTCGTCGCACCGGCGATTTTTGGGGCAGTTCTGGACTTCAACTCGGTGGCGACCATGGTTGAAGGCAAGGAGAAGATGATTGCGAATTACGACGCGCTGTTCTATCTGGTGGCCGCCCTTTACCTAGTCAGCGCCGCCTGTTGGCTATTCATCAATTGCACCGACTCCCTGGAGCGTCATGGAGCCGACGCCAAGGAGGCTTGA
- a CDS encoding Glu/Leu/Phe/Val family dehydrogenase → MSSFDAARLYFEQAAEHMGLSQNMRTLLLTPERELKVQVAIERDNGEIGTFIGYRIQHNSARGPMKGGLRFHHEVNADEVLTLASLMTWKTALVNIPYGGAKGGVSVNVRNLSPGELERLTRKFVDEIHDFIGPDKDIPAPDMGTDAQVMAWIMNQYSKYHGFNPACVTGKPLELHGADGRTEATGRGVGLCTAEVLRRKKMDIKGTTIAIQGFGNVGTFTAKFLHDQGAKIVGVTDVSGGVWNPEGLDVPELIRYAQEHRGIAGFEGTEPISNDDLLTSEVDVLIPAAVGGVLNVENAPHVRANIIIEAANNPTVPEADESFNEREILILPDILANAGGVIVSYFEWVQNRQHFRWDLERVRKELDRIMLESLNKVWKIAEEKGVSLRTASYIIGLGRVGRATVLGGM, encoded by the coding sequence ATGAGTTCATTTGATGCTGCCCGGTTATATTTTGAGCAGGCCGCGGAGCACATGGGCCTGTCTCAAAACATGCGAACGTTGTTGTTGACCCCCGAACGAGAACTCAAGGTCCAGGTCGCCATCGAACGCGACAATGGCGAGATCGGGACGTTTATTGGTTATCGCATACAGCACAACAGCGCGCGGGGCCCGATGAAGGGAGGCCTACGGTTTCACCATGAGGTCAATGCCGATGAAGTGTTGACGTTGGCATCGCTGATGACGTGGAAAACCGCGCTGGTCAATATTCCTTACGGCGGAGCCAAGGGTGGGGTCTCGGTCAATGTCCGCAACTTGAGTCCGGGTGAGTTAGAACGACTCACGCGCAAGTTTGTGGATGAGATCCATGACTTCATTGGTCCCGATAAGGATATTCCGGCACCCGACATGGGAACCGATGCCCAGGTCATGGCCTGGATCATGAATCAGTACTCCAAATATCATGGCTTCAACCCCGCCTGCGTCACCGGCAAGCCGTTAGAATTGCATGGAGCAGACGGACGCACCGAAGCCACCGGCCGTGGCGTTGGATTGTGCACGGCGGAGGTCTTGCGCCGTAAAAAAATGGACATCAAAGGCACAACGATCGCGATCCAAGGCTTCGGGAACGTCGGTACGTTCACGGCCAAGTTTCTGCACGACCAAGGCGCCAAGATTGTGGGAGTCACCGATGTTTCCGGCGGTGTCTGGAATCCAGAGGGTTTGGATGTCCCGGAGCTGATCCGTTACGCCCAAGAACATCGCGGCATTGCCGGGTTTGAAGGGACCGAGCCAATCAGTAACGACGATTTGCTCACCAGCGAAGTCGATGTGTTGATTCCCGCAGCTGTCGGCGGCGTGTTGAATGTAGAAAACGCCCCGCACGTGCGAGCCAATATCATTATTGAAGCGGCCAACAACCCGACTGTTCCCGAGGCGGACGAGAGTTTCAATGAACGGGAAATATTAATTCTCCCGGACATTTTGGCAAATGCCGGGGGTGTGATCGTTAGTTATTTTGAATGGGTGCAAAACCGCCAACATTTCCGCTGGGACTTGGAACGGGTGCGTAAAGAACTGGATCGCATCATGCTGGAGAGTCTCAATAAGGTTTGGAAAATTGCTGAGGAAAAAGGAGTGTCGCTCAGGACCGCTTCGTACATTATTGGATTGGGGCGTGTGGGCCGCGCTACCGTGTTGGGAGGAATGTAA
- a CDS encoding cyclic nucleotide-binding domain-containing protein: protein MSKYTAADFIDCPIFVNMSTEELQKVVNLMSIEDYRAGETIFSEGDSHAVIWIIIEGRCKVTKKTRDGGQRDLAVLARMRTFGEMSFFHPAPHSATVTAETDVTVARLDRARFHSLVDLGSQAALKIAYNTIAVVSERLRAMDEYVGQIIKSGETPRSGQEWGEFRAKLYSEWQF from the coding sequence GTGTCGAAATACACCGCGGCTGATTTTATCGACTGTCCGATTTTCGTGAACATGTCGACCGAGGAATTGCAAAAAGTCGTCAACCTGATGTCGATCGAGGACTACAGAGCCGGAGAGACGATTTTTTCCGAAGGGGACTCGCACGCAGTCATCTGGATCATCATCGAGGGACGTTGCAAAGTCACCAAAAAAACACGCGACGGCGGGCAGCGCGATCTAGCAGTGCTGGCACGGATGCGGACGTTCGGCGAGATGTCGTTTTTCCACCCCGCCCCGCATTCAGCCACCGTCACCGCCGAAACCGATGTGACCGTTGCCCGGCTCGATCGAGCGCGGTTCCACAGTCTGGTCGACCTGGGTTCCCAAGCGGCGCTGAAGATCGCCTACAACACCATCGCCGTCGTCTCGGAACGTTTACGGGCGATGGACGAATACGTTGGGCAAATCATCAAATCGGGCGAAACGCCTCGCAGCGGCCAAGAATGGGGTGAGTTCCGCGCGAAGCTCTACAGCGAATGGCAGTTTTGA
- a CDS encoding DUF3738 domain-containing protein has translation MSVSRLTLQTAKRQCRPYLQVVGALLVFCSVSIVGRAEDPTDVQRFQPPPPIDTELSRTKDVSIIRIEESDADDDIWDNHHGYWKQEQRDHRFGRLRVKDELLLQLLCGECRISPLRVFGGNRLPEGRYNVVIKGLPKNGSRAYAADQLCRTLETSFDIKIVREVRPIPVLTLMPLKEAAGNIGKKLENRKDDDHSQSVSTSSDGDGVTEVEYQGSLASFVEYLEEELGEAVVNTIELSGQVTLKFDHETVPDVDDSDYDYYSAETLVELRRRRLEDIDKSLRKYGLTLCRTQQRVKGIFITPQQARQSDETAQPIKQVAGTDADVTDADVAE, from the coding sequence ATGTCCGTCTCCCGCCTCACGCTGCAAACTGCAAAACGACAATGCCGCCCCTATCTTCAAGTGGTTGGAGCATTGCTGGTTTTCTGCAGCGTTTCCATTGTCGGACGTGCGGAGGATCCCACCGACGTACAGCGCTTCCAACCGCCGCCGCCCATCGACACGGAGCTGTCGCGCACCAAAGATGTGAGCATCATCCGTATCGAAGAAAGCGACGCTGACGATGACATTTGGGACAACCACCATGGTTACTGGAAGCAAGAACAACGTGATCATCGCTTCGGTCGTTTGCGTGTGAAAGACGAATTGCTGTTGCAGTTGCTCTGCGGCGAATGCCGCATTTCGCCCTTGCGCGTTTTTGGCGGAAATCGCCTTCCCGAGGGGCGTTACAATGTCGTCATCAAGGGGCTACCCAAGAACGGTTCCCGCGCCTATGCGGCCGACCAATTGTGCCGCACTTTGGAGACGTCGTTCGACATCAAGATTGTCCGCGAAGTCCGCCCAATTCCCGTCCTTACGCTGATGCCGCTCAAAGAAGCTGCGGGGAACATTGGTAAGAAGCTCGAAAACCGCAAAGATGACGATCATTCGCAAAGTGTGAGTACCAGTTCTGACGGCGACGGCGTGACGGAGGTTGAATACCAAGGAAGTCTCGCCAGTTTTGTCGAGTACCTTGAGGAAGAACTTGGCGAGGCTGTGGTCAATACGATCGAGCTGAGCGGACAAGTCACGCTGAAATTCGATCACGAAACCGTCCCGGATGTCGATGATTCCGACTACGATTACTATAGCGCCGAAACGCTGGTTGAGCTTCGTCGTCGGCGATTGGAAGACATCGACAAGAGCTTGCGCAAATACGGCCTCACACTCTGCCGTACGCAGCAGCGCGTGAAGGGGATCTTCATAACCCCGCAGCAGGCTCGGCAGTCCGATGAGACCGCACAGCCGATCAAACAGGTTGCCGGGACCGATGCGGATGTTACCGATGCGGATGTTGCAGAATGA
- a CDS encoding PQQ-binding-like beta-propeller repeat protein → MRQTKLLAFIVVLSLSRFGYADDWPQWLGPERDSIWRETGIIDKFPADGPPVKWRMPVDLGYSGPAVADGRVFVTDYVKESGDIVNSPGGRNKLKGKERVLCFSAETGEELWKYEYDRTYNLSYAAGPRCTPTVAGGEVYTLGAEGDLVCLTADKGELVWRKDLTKEYNTTAPIWGFSGHPLVDGDLLYCLVGGKGSVAVAFNKDTGKEVWRALSADPQGYCPPTMIEAAGIKQLLIWDPYKLNSLDPKSGKVLWSVPLQPAYEMSIIAPRQSGDLLFASGIGRVGVMLKLDYEKPGVSELWRGKAKKAVYSAEATPILEDGMIYGVDCHDGALVGARIEDGERLWQTRVPTSGGKRRADHGTVFLVKQEDRYFLFSETGDLIIAKLSPEGYDEISRFHAIEPTNEAFGRPVVWSHPAFAEKSAFIRNDKEIIRVDLAE, encoded by the coding sequence ATGCGACAGACGAAATTGTTGGCTTTTATTGTGGTGCTCAGTTTGTCTCGGTTTGGTTATGCCGACGACTGGCCGCAATGGTTGGGGCCGGAGCGGGATAGTATTTGGCGGGAAACGGGGATCATCGACAAATTTCCAGCCGATGGACCACCGGTGAAATGGCGGATGCCGGTCGACTTGGGGTATTCCGGACCGGCGGTCGCCGACGGGCGCGTGTTTGTGACCGACTATGTCAAAGAGTCAGGCGACATCGTCAACAGCCCGGGCGGTCGGAACAAACTGAAGGGAAAAGAACGCGTGCTCTGTTTCTCGGCCGAAACGGGTGAAGAGCTATGGAAGTACGAATACGATCGGACTTACAACCTCTCCTATGCCGCTGGTCCCCGCTGCACACCGACCGTGGCGGGGGGGGAAGTCTACACACTGGGCGCCGAGGGGGACTTGGTTTGTCTGACCGCGGACAAGGGAGAACTTGTCTGGCGGAAGGACCTGACCAAAGAATACAACACGACCGCCCCGATCTGGGGTTTCTCCGGGCATCCGTTGGTGGATGGGGATTTGTTGTACTGCCTCGTGGGGGGCAAAGGGAGCGTGGCAGTTGCGTTTAATAAGGATACCGGCAAAGAAGTCTGGCGGGCGCTGTCTGCTGATCCGCAAGGCTACTGTCCGCCGACAATGATCGAAGCGGCCGGCATCAAACAACTCTTGATCTGGGATCCGTACAAACTCAATAGCTTAGACCCCAAGTCGGGTAAAGTATTGTGGAGCGTACCGCTGCAACCCGCCTATGAAATGTCGATCATCGCGCCGCGGCAGTCAGGCGATTTGTTGTTTGCCAGTGGAATTGGTCGCGTAGGAGTCATGCTGAAACTGGATTACGAGAAACCAGGCGTGAGCGAACTGTGGCGGGGAAAAGCCAAGAAGGCCGTTTATTCCGCCGAAGCGACGCCGATTCTTGAGGACGGGATGATCTACGGCGTCGATTGCCACGACGGAGCACTGGTTGGTGCCCGCATCGAGGATGGGGAGCGACTGTGGCAAACCCGCGTGCCGACCAGTGGCGGCAAACGCCGCGCCGATCACGGCACTGTGTTTTTGGTCAAACAGGAAGACCGGTATTTCCTCTTCAGTGAAACCGGTGACTTGATCATCGCCAAATTATCGCCCGAGGGGTACGACGAAATCAGCCGGTTCCACGCCATCGAACCGACGAATGAAGCGTTTGGCCGCCCGGTGGTCTGGTCGCATCCCGCCTTTGCCGAGAAATCGGCATTTATCCGCAATGACAAGGAGATTATTCGGGTCGATCTGGCGGAATGA
- a CDS encoding aldo/keto reductase, with protein sequence MIKKTLGRTGLEVTQLGYGSMGLRGPNTWGVRTVDEAAAELFLNAVLDVGINFIDTAPDYGISEQRIGQYIGSRRNEYYLATKCGCAYTQHDDHIEIDHVWTKEVVQRNIETSLERLQTDHIDLLQFHGGDAEGLQNAGLIDLMMDYREQGVIRFIGSSSSLPRLPALIELGVFDTFQIPYSCLAPGHHDWITKAAETGAGIIIRGGIAHGGPDAEIQRDALNDVWTGARLDELLTEGMNRAELILRYTISHPHCDTTIVGTCNADHLTENVAAIEKGALPAELYNEITRRVAALGA encoded by the coding sequence ATGATTAAAAAAACATTAGGCCGCACCGGTCTGGAAGTCACACAACTCGGCTATGGCAGCATGGGGCTGCGGGGACCGAACACCTGGGGCGTCCGCACGGTCGATGAAGCCGCGGCCGAGTTGTTTCTGAATGCGGTGCTGGATGTGGGAATCAATTTCATCGACACCGCCCCTGATTACGGAATCAGCGAACAACGCATCGGCCAATACATCGGTTCCCGCCGCAACGAGTATTATCTAGCGACCAAGTGCGGTTGTGCCTATACGCAACATGACGATCACATCGAGATCGATCACGTTTGGACCAAAGAGGTGGTGCAGCGGAACATCGAAACGAGTCTTGAGCGACTGCAAACCGATCATATCGATCTGCTCCAATTCCACGGAGGTGATGCCGAGGGACTGCAAAACGCAGGATTGATCGACTTGATGATGGACTATCGCGAACAAGGCGTGATTCGCTTTATTGGATCCTCCAGTTCCTTACCCCGTCTTCCCGCACTGATCGAATTGGGTGTGTTCGACACATTTCAGATCCCCTATTCCTGCCTCGCACCGGGGCATCACGATTGGATTACGAAAGCAGCCGAGACCGGCGCCGGGATTATCATTCGCGGGGGAATTGCGCACGGCGGCCCCGATGCGGAGATTCAACGCGATGCGCTCAACGATGTCTGGACCGGCGCCCGGCTGGATGAACTTCTCACCGAGGGCATGAACCGCGCCGAACTCATCCTGCGGTACACGATTTCGCACCCGCACTGCGATACCACGATCGTCGGCACCTGCAATGCGGATCATCTGACGGAAAACGTCGCCGCCATCGAAAAAGGCGCTTTACCCGCAGAGCTATACAACGAAATCACGCGTCGCGTCGCTGCTCTGGGGGCATAG